In Nicotiana tabacum cultivar K326 chromosome 19, ASM71507v2, whole genome shotgun sequence, one DNA window encodes the following:
- the LOC107783648 gene encoding LOW QUALITY PROTEIN: purple acid phosphatase 2 (The sequence of the model RefSeq protein was modified relative to this genomic sequence to represent the inferred CDS: deleted 1 base in 1 codon), whose translation MEFFGRCIVLVLGLILNESLLCNGGVTSSFVRKVEKTIDMPLDSDVFGAPPGYNAPQQVHITQGDHEGKAVIVSWVTMDEPGSSTVLYWSEKSKQKNNAKGKVTTYKFYNYTSGYIHHSTIRHLEFNTKYYYKIGIGHTARTFWFVTPPPVGPDVPYTFGLIGDLGQSFDSNKTLTHYELNPIKGQAVLFVGDLSYADNYPNHDNVRWDTWGRFVERSTAYQPWIWTAGNHEIDFAPEIGETKPFKPYTHRYHVPYRASNSTSPLWYSIKRASAYIIVLSSYSAYGKYTPQYKWLEEELPKVNRTETPWLIVLLHSPWYNSYNYHYMEGETMRVMYEPWFVKYKVDIVFAGHVHAYERTERISNVAYNVVNGECTPIRDQSAPIYVTIGDGGNLEGLATNMTEPQPAYSAFREASFGHATLAIKNRTHAYYSWHRNQDGYAVEADKIWVNNRIWNPVDESMALAVS comes from the exons ATGGAGTTTTTCGGGCGTTGCATCGTTCTTGTTCTGGGTTTAATTCTCAATGAGTCACTTCTATGTAACGGTGGAGTCACCAGTAGTTTTGTTAGGAAAGTTGAGAAGACAATCGATATGCCTCTGGATAGTGATGTTTTCGGTGCCCCTCCTGGTTATAATGCGCCTCAACAG GTTCACATAACACAAGGAGATCACGAGGGAAAGGCCGTAATTGTTTCATGGGTGActatggatgaacctggttcaagTACAGTCCTATATTGGAGTGAGAAAAGCAAGCAAAAGAATAATGCCAAGGGAAAGGTTACTACATACAAATTTTACAACTACACTTCTGGTTACATCCATCACTCCACTATTAGGCATTTGGAG TTCAACACCAAATACTACTATAAGATTGGGATTGGGCACACGGCACGAACCTTCTGGTTTGTAACTCCTCCACCAGTTGGCCCCGACGTACCCTATACATTTGGTCTTATAG GGGATCTTGGTCAGAGT TTCGACTCAAACAAGACACTCACACATTATGAATTAAATCCAATCAAGGGGCAAGCGGTGTTGTTTGTAGGCGACCTATCATATGCTGATAACTATCCTAATCATGATAATGTAAGATGGGATACATGGGGAAGGTTTGTAGAGAGAAGTACTGCTTATCAACCTTGGATTTGGACAGCAGGAAATCATGAGATAGATTTTGCTCCTGAAATT GGGGAAACAAAACCTTTCAAGCCCTACACTCATCGGTATCATGTGCCGTACAGAGCATCAAACAGTACATCTCCCCTGTGGTATTCAATCAAGCGAGCTTCAGCATATATCATTGTTTTATCCTCATATTCAGCATATG GTAAATACACTCCTCAATACAAATGGCTTGAGGAAGAGCTACCAAAAGTTAACAGGACCGAGACTCCATGGCTGATTGTTCTACTACATTCTCCATGGTATAACAGCTACAACTATCACTACATGGAAGGGGAAACCATGAGAGTAATGTATGAACCATGGTTTGTAAAGTACAAAGTAGATATTGTTTTTGCAGGTCATGTTCATGCTTATGAGCGAACG GAACGAATATCTAATGTGGCCTACAACGTTGTCAATGGAGAATGCACTCCTATTCGTGATCAGTCTGCCCCAATTTATGTAACTATCGGAGATGGAGGAAATTTGGAAGGCCTCGCCACCAA CATGACAGAGCCACAGCCAGCTTACTCTGCATTCCGCGAGGCTAGTTTTGGACATGCCACTCTTGCTATCAAGAATAGAACTCATGCTTATTATAGTTGGCACCGTAATCAGGATGGATATGCTGTGGAAGCTGATAAGATATGGGTTAACAATCGTATTTGGAATCCAGTTGATGAGTCCATG gcTCTTGCTGTTTCATAA